Proteins encoded within one genomic window of Oncorhynchus nerka isolate Pitt River linkage group LG17, Oner_Uvic_2.0, whole genome shotgun sequence:
- the rgs2 gene encoding regulator of G-protein signaling 2, which produces MACTDCMKASDFSIDKKGIKKRNWRTRIRYLLKITSSSKSMARRRSYRPTVDEVNQWAQSLDKLLSHKYGKAAFRIFLKSEFCEENIEFWTACEEFRTISSLEKLSSRARSIYEEFIQCDAPKEINLDYQTKDAIVQSLCLPSLTCFLLAQKKVFSLMENNSYPRFIHSELYKELCAIARGEGQYLKS; this is translated from the exons ATGGCATGTACAGACTGTATGAAGGCGTCAGATTTCTCTATTGATAAAAAAGGAATCAA GAAGAGAAACTGGAGGACAAGGATACGATATCTCTTGAAGATCACCTCTTCTTCAAAATCCATGGCAAGAAGAAGATCTTACAG GCCAACAGTGGATGAAGTCAACCAATGGGCACAGTCACTTGACAAACTCCTGAGTCACAAAT aTGGAAAGGCAGCATTTCGGATCTTCCTGAAGTCAGAGTTCTGTGAGGAGAATATAGAGTTCTGGACAGCCTGTGAGGAGTTCAGGACCATCTCGTCTCTAGAGAAACTGTCGTCGAGGGCCAGAAGCATCTATGAAGAGTTCATCCAGTGTGATGCTCCTAAAGAG ATCAACCTGGACTACCAAACGAAAGATGCTATCGTCCAGAGCCTGTGTCTGCCCAGCCTGACGTGTTTCCTGTTGGCCCAGAAGAAGGTGTTCAGCCTGATGGAGAACAACTCGTACCCTCGCTTCATCCACTCTGAGCTCTACAAGGAACTCTGTGCCATTGCCAGGGGAGAGGGGCAATATCTCAAGTCTTAA